A genome region from Pseudomonas pergaminensis includes the following:
- a CDS encoding M10 family metallopeptidase C-terminal domain-containing protein yields MKTTNVPTVASTAGALNYHAMRSAMGQTSYTTDQAAKHLTRRGLKWRDKDNDGKVDLSYTLDARFTSDQKARIRESLKSWAEVTNVTFKENTQGRDGSLNISAIPGFGGGVASLPTGNSVGSVNIGTGGADGKLEHGTQFDLVAVHELGHALGLEHPHGAGPSYQEDSTAYTAMSYRNASFGDHPYNGKKIAAPMLHDIAAVQRLYGANTDTRKTNTIYGFNSNTGRDFYSLESAKDKPVFNVWDSGGIDTLDFSGFRQNQKINLNAECFSDVGGMNNNVSIAKGVTVENAVGGSGDDTLIGNEVGNRLKGGNGVDRLEGGGGADVFVFEGVADSTPESPDQILDFVSGTDKIGLYELLNRAALKHLYVVDSFTGRAGDAVLSYNESTAEGSLSIDMTGNGKPDFQVKSKGKIHYMDLLVTPEPAIPIEPTPTSTKGTPTATDPTPPSTSDTPRTKREGDTKDARDGKTHTYNSASESNCRKFDTLDDFISGKDKLDISNMAAKSGVTLTQVERFSGRAGEVYIRKSYEDDRYWVAVDLDGDQYTDFLVNSPKVIRAGDIVGMKLNSAYYRSLSSRT; encoded by the coding sequence ATGAAAACAACAAATGTTCCCACGGTTGCGAGCACGGCTGGGGCTTTAAATTATCACGCTATGAGATCGGCGATGGGTCAAACTTCCTACACGACGGATCAGGCCGCGAAACATCTTACTCGAAGGGGGCTTAAATGGAGGGATAAAGACAACGATGGGAAAGTCGACCTTTCTTATACGTTGGACGCGAGATTCACCTCCGATCAGAAGGCGCGGATCAGGGAGAGTCTCAAGTCCTGGGCGGAGGTGACCAACGTGACGTTCAAGGAGAATACCCAAGGGCGTGATGGCTCCCTCAATATCTCAGCCATACCAGGATTCGGTGGGGGCGTCGCGTCCCTGCCCACGGGGAACTCGGTGGGATCGGTAAATATCGGTACTGGCGGTGCTGATGGAAAGCTGGAACATGGGACGCAGTTTGATCTGGTAGCGGTCCATGAACTCGGTCATGCCCTTGGCCTTGAGCATCCTCACGGAGCGGGCCCGAGTTATCAGGAGGACTCAACCGCCTACACCGCCATGAGCTACCGCAATGCGTCTTTTGGCGATCATCCTTACAACGGGAAGAAAATCGCTGCCCCCATGCTGCACGATATCGCTGCGGTGCAGAGGTTATACGGTGCGAACACCGATACTCGAAAAACCAACACGATCTACGGTTTCAATTCCAATACCGGTCGAGACTTCTACAGTCTTGAAAGCGCCAAGGACAAACCTGTTTTCAACGTTTGGGACAGTGGTGGGATCGATACCCTGGACTTCTCCGGTTTTCGCCAAAATCAGAAGATCAACCTGAATGCCGAATGCTTTTCGGACGTCGGAGGCATGAATAACAATGTTTCCATCGCCAAAGGCGTCACGGTGGAAAATGCTGTCGGTGGTTCCGGTGATGACACCCTGATCGGTAACGAGGTCGGCAATCGCCTCAAGGGTGGGAATGGAGTGGACAGGCTTGAAGGCGGGGGCGGGGCAGATGTTTTTGTCTTTGAAGGCGTCGCAGATTCCACGCCAGAGTCGCCTGATCAGATTCTGGATTTTGTCAGCGGCACTGACAAAATAGGCCTGTACGAGTTGTTGAACCGCGCTGCCTTGAAACATCTTTATGTGGTTGATTCCTTTACCGGCCGTGCTGGCGATGCCGTGTTGAGCTACAACGAGAGCACCGCTGAGGGAAGTTTGTCTATCGACATGACAGGGAATGGAAAGCCCGACTTTCAGGTGAAAAGTAAAGGGAAAATTCATTACATGGATTTGTTGGTCACGCCTGAGCCAGCCATCCCAATCGAACCCACGCCGACCTCAACCAAAGGTACGCCGACAGCGACGGATCCAACCCCTCCTTCAACGTCCGATACGCCAAGGACAAAAAGAGAGGGCGATACAAAAGACGCTAGGGACGGCAAGACGCACACCTACAATTCTGCTTCTGAATCGAACTGCCGCAAGTTCGATACCTTGGATGACTTCATAAGTGGCAAGGATAAGCTTGATATCTCCAACATGGCTGCAAAGTCGGGAGTCACGTTGACACAGGTAGAAAGGTTCTCGGGTAGGGCGGGTGAGGTCTACATCAGGAAGTCATATGAAGACGATCGGTACTGGGTTGCCGTTGATTTGGATGGAGACCAGTACACCGATTTTCTTGTCAACAGTCCTAAGGTGATAAGGGCCGGGGACATTGTGGGGATGAAGTTGAACTCAGCCTATTATCGGTCGCTATCCTCACGTACTTGA